A stretch of the Capsicum annuum cultivar UCD-10X-F1 unplaced genomic scaffold, UCD10Xv1.1 ctg81036, whole genome shotgun sequence genome encodes the following:
- the LOC107856108 gene encoding uncharacterized mitochondrial protein AtMg00810-like yields MDTTVKLTTKEYDQHITGGTPSNDEILIDQGMYQRIIGKLLYLTVTRPDIAYSVETLSQFLLQSHMNAALRIIRYIKGKPSQGLLMSSSKKDTLTTHCDADWAACALSRKSITGFIIKLGDSFVSWKSKKQSTGSRSSAESEYRSLVSTIAELTWLNGLIKDLGVQLQLPVTILSDSKATLQITANPVYMRQQNTSR; encoded by the coding sequence ATGGATACTACTGTAAAACTGACAACCAAAGAATATGATCAACATATTACAGGTGGCACACCTTCTAATGATGAAATCCTTATTGATCAAGGGATGTATCAGAGAATAATTGGGAAGCTACTCTACCTTACAGTCACAAGACCAGATATAGCTTATAGTGTGGAGACATTAAGTCAATTTCTACTGCAGTCTCACATGAATGCTGCACTCAGGATCATAAGATATATAAAAGGAAAACCAAGTCAAGGACTTCTTATGTCTAGTAGCAAGAAGGATACTCTTACAACACATTGTGATGCAGATTGGGCGGCATGTGCATTGTCCAGGAAATCTATCACAGGTTTTATCATCAAACTAGGTGATTCATTTGTCTCTTGGAAATCTAAGAAACAATCAACTGGATCTAGAAGCTCAGCTGAGTCGGAATACAGGAGCCTTGTATCTACAATTGCTGAATTAACTTGGTTGAATGGGTTAATCAAAGACTTAGGTGTTCAACTACAACTGCCAGTAACTATATTAAGTGACAGCAAGGCAACTTTGCAAATAACTGCTAATCCAGTCTATATGAGACAACAAAACACATCGAGATAG